In Streptomyces violaceusniger Tu 4113, one DNA window encodes the following:
- a CDS encoding NADP-dependent oxidoreductase, which yields MKRVSFAEFGGPDVLQLVDAEEPHAGPGQVRIAVRAAGVNPVDWRIREGQILGAHPVELPSGVGLDASGVVDEVGEGVEGVEVGDHVFGEGSSTYAEFAVLSAWARMPGGLTFEEAAGYPSVVETALRIIREVGVQPGQTLLVSGASGGVGSAVLQIARERGITVFGTAGAANQDYLRSLGAVATTYGEGWVERVRRLGHVDAALDLAGSGVIRELVELTEDPRKVVSIADLDAPEFGVRFSGVAGSVPEALAEAAGLISRGKLHIPVEKSYTLAEAAAAHIDSQAGHTRGRRVVVI from the coding sequence ATGAAGAGAGTGAGTTTCGCCGAGTTCGGCGGTCCGGATGTTCTGCAACTCGTGGACGCCGAGGAGCCCCACGCGGGCCCCGGCCAGGTACGTATCGCTGTGCGGGCAGCGGGTGTGAATCCCGTCGACTGGAGGATTCGTGAGGGCCAGATCCTGGGGGCCCATCCGGTCGAGTTGCCCTCCGGGGTGGGGCTGGATGCCTCCGGGGTGGTGGACGAGGTCGGTGAGGGGGTCGAAGGCGTCGAGGTCGGCGACCACGTGTTCGGCGAAGGCTCGAGCACGTATGCCGAGTTCGCCGTGCTGTCGGCCTGGGCCCGGATGCCCGGGGGTCTGACATTCGAGGAGGCGGCCGGGTACCCATCCGTGGTGGAGACCGCGCTGCGCATCATCCGCGAGGTCGGTGTGCAGCCCGGGCAGACGCTGCTGGTCAGCGGTGCGTCCGGGGGAGTCGGGTCGGCCGTGCTGCAGATCGCGCGCGAGCGCGGCATCACGGTGTTCGGCACGGCCGGGGCCGCGAACCAGGACTATCTGCGGAGTCTGGGTGCCGTTGCCACGACGTACGGCGAGGGCTGGGTCGAGCGGGTGCGCCGGCTCGGCCATGTCGACGCGGCGCTCGATCTGGCCGGTTCGGGGGTGATCCGCGAGCTCGTCGAGCTGACCGAGGATCCGCGGAAGGTGGTCTCCATCGCGGATCTCGATGCGCCGGAGTTCGGTGTCCGGTTCTCCGGTGTGGCCGGGAGTGTGCCGGAGGCGCTGGCCGAGGCGGCCGGTCTCATCTCGCGGGGGAAGCTCCACATTCCGGTCGAGAAGTCCTACACGCTCGCCGAGGCGGCTGCGGCGCACATCGACAGCCAGGCCGGTCACACGCGCGGGCGCCGCGTCGTGGTCATCTGA
- a CDS encoding DUF6228 family protein, protein MSTHDVGLNELTEVVVRSQDNQAVRVRFCDRFRPDEDCVHYAIEACALGLHARVDEVVAWIWDADLAPFLEELARDFRGWDGERVWQNNDHDLTLRAVFRSGGHVGLTWTLRPWPTAAGGWEGSVTTWLEAGEQMSALATDLRHFLHGNWSDRG, encoded by the coding sequence ATGAGCACTCACGACGTTGGCCTTAACGAGTTGACCGAGGTGGTTGTCCGCTCCCAGGACAACCAGGCGGTCAGGGTGAGGTTCTGTGACCGTTTCCGTCCGGACGAAGACTGTGTGCACTACGCCATTGAGGCATGCGCCCTCGGGCTGCATGCCCGTGTCGATGAAGTGGTCGCATGGATCTGGGACGCGGACCTGGCGCCCTTCCTGGAGGAGCTGGCCCGGGACTTTCGAGGGTGGGACGGAGAGCGCGTCTGGCAGAACAACGATCACGACCTCACCCTCAGAGCAGTCTTCCGATCGGGCGGGCATGTCGGGTTGACCTGGACTCTTCGCCCCTGGCCGACCGCTGCCGGCGGCTGGGAGGGTTCCGTCACGACATGGCTGGAAGCAGGCGAGCAGATGTCCGCCCTCGCCACCGATCTCCGCCACTTCCTCCATGGGAATTGGAGTGATCGTGGCTGA
- a CDS encoding MIP/aquaporin family protein, producing the protein MRAYVVEFIGTLFLMLTVTAAVLAKDPLAPLAIGGVLMVMVYAGGHVSGAHYNPAVTLAVLVRGRITAVEAAQYAAAQLVGATAGALLARWAVDPEKVTAVSLSGRQLGAALLVETLFTFALAYVVLNVATSSSHPDNSFYGLAIGFTVLAGAIAVGGISGGAFNPAVAVGGSVAGLFSWSSLWIYLLSQTVGGVLAALAFLALNPHERGIRSEEPSAGSNAASDAGAQVSRQASS; encoded by the coding sequence TTGCGCGCATACGTCGTCGAATTCATCGGCACGTTATTCCTCATGCTCACCGTCACGGCCGCGGTACTCGCCAAAGACCCCCTGGCTCCGCTGGCGATCGGCGGGGTCCTGATGGTGATGGTGTACGCGGGAGGCCATGTCTCCGGCGCCCATTACAACCCCGCCGTCACCCTCGCCGTCCTCGTGCGGGGACGGATCACCGCAGTGGAGGCGGCGCAGTACGCGGCGGCACAACTGGTGGGAGCCACCGCCGGTGCGCTGCTCGCCCGCTGGGCCGTCGACCCGGAGAAGGTGACGGCCGTCTCCCTGTCGGGACGGCAGCTCGGCGCAGCGCTGCTGGTGGAGACGCTGTTCACCTTCGCACTGGCCTACGTCGTGTTGAACGTGGCCACCAGCAGCAGCCACCCGGACAACTCCTTCTACGGCCTGGCCATCGGATTCACCGTACTCGCGGGCGCCATCGCGGTGGGCGGCATCTCCGGAGGAGCGTTCAATCCGGCCGTGGCCGTAGGCGGTTCCGTCGCCGGGCTGTTCTCATGGTCCTCGCTGTGGATCTATCTGCTCTCCCAGACCGTCGGGGGCGTTCTCGCGGCCCTGGCCTTCCTCGCGCTCAACCCCCACGAACGCGGCATACGGTCCGAGGAGCCGAGTGCCGGATCCAACGCCGCATCGGATGCCGGAGCACAGGTCTCACGCCAGGCCTCCTCTTGA
- a CDS encoding TetR/AcrR family transcriptional regulator, with the protein MTVPTGRRERKKAATRQKIADTALRLFLEHGYDTVGIRDVAAEADVAVTTLFSHFASKEALVFEQDENFEQRLTQAVTGRAPHEPLIPALRHEIQALVRHCTADSAAPIWHMIDTSPALRKYEESMRLRHAESLATAIAADPDLPQTTTACHAIARFAIDAFSLAREAADPRAAVDEIFHMIEAAWNATSPSPGAPGTASST; encoded by the coding sequence ATGACCGTGCCGACCGGACGCCGTGAGCGCAAGAAGGCCGCGACCCGCCAGAAGATCGCCGACACCGCCCTGCGGCTCTTCCTGGAACACGGATACGACACGGTCGGCATCCGCGACGTGGCCGCCGAGGCCGACGTCGCCGTCACCACGCTCTTCTCCCACTTCGCCTCGAAAGAGGCCCTGGTATTCGAGCAGGACGAGAACTTCGAGCAACGCCTCACTCAGGCCGTCACCGGCCGGGCCCCGCACGAGCCCCTCATCCCCGCACTGCGCCACGAGATCCAGGCCCTGGTACGACACTGCACGGCGGACAGCGCCGCCCCCATCTGGCACATGATCGACACATCACCCGCCCTGCGGAAATACGAGGAATCGATGAGGCTGCGCCACGCGGAGTCACTGGCAACAGCCATCGCCGCCGACCCCGACCTGCCACAGACCACAACCGCCTGCCACGCCATCGCACGGTTCGCCATCGACGCCTTCTCACTGGCCCGCGAGGCCGCCGACCCGCGGGCCGCCGTCGACGAAATCTTCCACATGATCGAAGCCGCCTGGAACGCCACCAGCCCGTCCCCAGGTGCGCCAGGAACTGCCTCCTCCACGTAG